GCTGGCAGCAAGCGAGTTGAAGGAATTATTTCATTAAGTGATATCTTTAGGTTCTTGCTTGGTGTTTAGCTCATAAAGGTTGAGCCTTAAGTAATTCCATTTGAGCACTTTAATGTGGCGGCATTGAGGAAGATCTATTAATTTCATCGAGTCCTGTTTCTATCAGCTCCACGCGACCCCTCGTCCCATGGTGAATGATCTTTGTGACTCTTGGTTGTTTTGATTGACGGGGCTTCGTAACTGCAACCCCCAATCCGTTTTTAGGATAGAAAATTTCAATGAGCAAGAAAAGAATCTGTAAATTGTGAATTCAATTTTCCCCACCTTCATTTCAATAATCAACTCAACCATATTGCTGTTGTAGCATCATTGTCTGTGACTATGCTAACAGGGAAAAGGAAAGGGTGTAACTGTAGCAGCCGGACTTGGAAGAGTGCATTTCTGGGTTCATAATCCACACAGTCCCTGACATTATGTAGTGCATTTCCCGGTTCAAGATCGGCACAGCCCTAAAGCTCGAGTCTCAACCTGTGATATTAGGTTAGTTGGACTTGAAAGAGTGCATTTCCAGCTCAAGGTCCGCGCAGGCTTAAAGTCTAGTCTTCTCCGGTGAGACAGGGTAGTTTTTAGGCTGGCTGGACTTGGAAGAGTGCATTTTCGGGTTCAAGATCCACATAGGCATAGAGCTCAAGTCTTGGCCTGGGACACTAGATTGTTTTTAGTCTGGCTGGCCTTGGAAGAGTGCAATTTCGGGTTCAAGATCCACAGGTTTAAGGCTTGAAACTCTGCCTGGGGCACAGGACAGTGTAGTTTTTTTTAGTTTCTGATCCTCTCTTTGGTTGGTTCTAGTCTTTCCCAGATATTATATAGGTAATGCCATATATTTGTGAAGCTAATGtggttattattaaaatatataaaatataaatattttcttttacatacacatatataagtgtaaaatcaaattaaaatttattaatatgataCATCCGTTTGGGGTGATATCTGTTTGTTTTCtgtttttcatattaattttttttaaattgattttgacaaaatgaattttgttttatgcattttgaataatgtttgaaaaatttttaagtttttaaaaatcattttcaattaaataaaaaacaatcaataaattttatatggtatttttcataaataattttttatatagatttttaaagttaattttattattttaaatataaaatatttatttttatgataaaaattaaagctgtaaattaaataaaataaaaaattcagttCCCTGCATCTCATAAACCAACATTTCGAACATTAAGTAGATTTTCGTTTTTTCCCTCAACTCTATATCCACTttgcaaatgaaaataaataaaattaaaatatcaaagtCAATGTAAAAAACACCtcacaagagataataaataagtattttttttaaatgttgaaTACTTGTAatcaaattgtttttatttttttaattgagCTAAACAGGATTGGTATTAATCTGACTAATGACACCAATATATAACACTTCATAACCATCTTCCATAATCTTTATAAAGAGGAAAAAAGggtgaaaatgaattaagatAATGTAACTCATAAGAAAAGAGTTACAAATCTAGAAGTTCATATTTCACTTTTATTAAACATCGTCGTCTAATTGCAAAAAAAATATTGTattaaaattggaaaaataaaaaagaaatatcatATTAAAGTTGGTATTAAAGCTAATATTTGAGTCTTAATTTTGCCCATACACATTTGTATTTCTCGGTAAATAGGCAGGTTTTGGGGACAGCATGGATGCAAGCTTGTAATGGCTGAATCAATTATTTGAGCCACATCTGCTGGTGGAAATTGTCTCTCTGTACATCTCTGCACGTTAGAAGACAAACCAGTAATCAGCACAAAGATCTCGATTTTCGATAACTTTAGACACGGATACAATTTACACGAAGGAGACAccgaaaaataactaaaataaactaTAGAatatgatatgaatatatgaaggAAAAAAAAGTATGAACACATGGATCATTAGGTTTAAGAAGATTGTAAGAAGAAACATGTATGAAACAAGTGTTAAACTCGAAGTGACCGAAAATGGAAATCTGACTGTCTAAACTTGAAGCAACTTGAAAAGCCCGACTGACAAACCCGAATGACCCAAATCTGAGAATCTTAACTCAAAGTGATCCGAGAATTTCATAACCCGCTTTGATCTGACTAAAGTCAACCCGACCCGTCAATTGACATGTCTACAagtacatgaaaaataatatggGTATATAACATCAAATATATGCACTGTTGCGTCTAAATAATTGCAATAAAGAAATGGGTATGAAGCAGTGAGTCTTCTGGTAATCAGCACaaagattaatttgataattttaagaTACAACACAAGAAGACacgaaaaattaattaaaacacgaGGGAATAAAACATGAATGCACGAAAATTGCaatacaaaatttaaaagaaaaaagtatGATGCAGTGTTCCGGTACTGTGTTTTACCTGTATCATGAGCAAGGTAGAAACACATGATGTGATAAGCTCCAAAGGAACTTGTTCCTCATTTTTGTTGGAAGCTTCTTGCAACCTGGGATTAGGGGCCCAACCGGTGGTGGGCATTGGTTTTGATGTAATGGAAACCGAGCCATTCACCTGATTCTGCTCCGGTGATTTGATCGCTGGCATACTAATGTCGGATGTAATCTGCTTTTTATCAACAATGTTCAGAGCTTCTCCGATCCTCTTAAATGCATCTTCACCTTCCTTCATCGATGACAGAGCCTGAATAAATAGTGCATGATAACTGATAAGTCTCAGTAAACCATAAGTTACATTACttctaaaaaaaacttaaaatgtaGGGGTATTTGTATTCGACACTTGTATCCAAATCTGTGTAAGACCATAAGCCttatacaaagaatgaaaagaTGTACCTTGATAGCAGCATCAACCATAGCACGTGCTTTTAGTCTCGAGCCATTAATAATGTCACCTACAACACACCCTGCTTCTGGTGAAATAAGTGAACTATCAAATGAACAACTTGTCAAGCCACCTAAGAAATCAAGATTAGTTGGGTGTTTCTGCCATGGTAATAGAGGGTTTGCAGGGTAAGTATTACGTTGTCGCAAGTTAAGTAATGCAGAAGAAGCCTGCAGAGAAAACAATCAAACCAGAAGTTGTCAAAGAAGAGAACATGAAAATGAAAAGAATTTAACCAGTTCTTTTAACAATTCATGGAAGCCACATGCCTGGCCACTGGCTTCCTTTAGCTGTACAAGTACCGTGGTAATATGCTTCTTGAAATGTTCAGATACCTTTAAACAACTCTCTCCATTTTGGATTTCTATTATGTCGTTTGTATTTCTGAGCTCTGACAGTAAAGCTTCCTgcaatgttttatatatatacatgaaaaagATCAGCCCCACTCATGTAATTCAGCCTATATTACCCGGATTCAGGGTAAGTGGTAAATATGGATATATAGATATAGGTTAAAGTACCAGGGAAGTCCCTATATTATAGGAACCGGATCAAGTTAGTCCCTCTATTATTAAACGGATCAATTTAGTcctatactattaaaaagaatcaaataattcTAAATTGTAACAGAGTTAACATTTACCGTTTAAAAAATGTCTTGAAACTAATTTTTTCAATTGCAGTTCAATTCTAAATGAAAGATTTCATTTACAGAAccataaaaacttttaaaatattaacaTTATTAAAAAGTAAATGATATTTCCTTAACAGTAAATGTCAACTCCATTCCAATTTTGCCttgtttgattctttttaatagtagactaaattgatccatttaataatagGACTAAGTTGATGAGGTCCATATAATAGAGGGACCTCTTAGGTACattcacctatatatatatagatatcgTTATATTAGTTGGACTCATCCTTTTTTATGAAATACCAATGTCTTACACTTGTGTGCAACACACATCTGGATATGGTATGAGGATATTACCCTCTAAATACATCCAAAACTTAGAAAACTTGAACAGACCTATAACTGACAATCACACCCAAGTCCGAGTAACATAGATATGTCTAATATGAATCTACTTAATCCAAAGAGATCATTTTTTGGAGATGGAGGTATCCGCTAGCAAATTAGTTATCTATATGAGCATGCTAAACTCATATGAAAATATCAAAGAGCATTAAGATGAATTGAAAAGGGTATAAACAATGAATCTCTAAAAGTAGTGTAATAACCTTTTTGTCCAAAGCATGACTCAATTCAGACATAGCTCGTATATCAGCTTCCCTCCCTTGAATATGTGCAATTCCAAGGGGCTGATCATAGGCTGCCTGATGTGCACTAACAACATGCGGAAGAGCTGGCTTACCATGCAACAGAGTATGTTTTGCATCAACCTGGACAAAACCCATATATGTTGTATTGGTTAtggattaatatttaaaattattgctACAAAAATTCTAATTCTAGACTTAATAATGAACACCTAGAGTATTTGATTAAAAAAAGAATGTGCAAAAAGGGAAGGTTTTGGGGGAAGGAAAAACAGGGTCCTCAAAAACGATGTGTTAAGTTGAAATCTCAAGTCATAAAACAAAGAGATTAACAAGAAACATGTTAAATCAAACCAAAAAAATCTAGAATCAATAAAAGAAATTAGTATTTGCAATTTCTAAGCATTCTTACCTTTATCGGGTTTATGTTCACAGAGCTTGTCGCATTTTCCACGCACCCACAAGAAGTGAATACCTCAGGCCCACCAAGCTCTAAATGTCGATTCCCTTGGGACCCTCTGGGTGCCAAAGAAAATTGATCGAAAGTAAGATTTTGTTTCTTAAGAGTTTCTGGCATATTTTCCAACGGATTTAGTGGCATACAATCAATATCCTGCAATAACATGCCTGTGTGACTTCCGCAATGAAAGAACATTAACAATCTATAATGCTGATATGTTTATAAAAATGCAGTTACCATGACAAATTCAACTCCTAAATCTGGACTGTCAAACTGAACCCTGCACCTATCATGATCCACGGTAAGTACTTTTCCATCATGAACTTCCCTTGTTTTAGGGTGAATGGCAATTACTCGTTGTCCAACACATAAAGGTGGTGCTAAATCTGTGGCAAGCCCTTCCCTAGTACCAACACGAAGTTGAGTATAATGTTGTCTCACAGACTCCCGATACTGTTTAAGTTTTTCCCTCTCTTCAATTAAAAAATGTTCAGAAAGCCTCCGAGGTTTGCCAAGGGAACTGTATTAACAAGCAATTGCATTGTGAAGTTTCTGTTTTTCCAAATTTCTCAACACTAGGGATAATGACAGACTTACCTCCTTATGACACCCCACTCAACACGGGTAAGCCTTGGAATGTGATCCAAGCTGACATGATTTAAGTACTCCACAAACTCCCTTTTAGCAAACCAAGCATAATCAATAGCACTGTAAAACCATTCGAAACAGCACCATCTTCGTGCAAGATTGGATGATAGGCAGGAAGAAAGCATTTCCTGAAATCCAATAACATCCATAAATTATACTCtaaaagttttgaaaattctTTTGCGGGAAGGAAATGAATGGTGGAAGATCAGGTTCTACCTTCGGTGTGAACGGTGGAACAGaatggttgtttggttgatttTTTAGTGTGCAAACAGAAGAGTTTTTGTGTGCTGAAAGTAAAGCTCTCTTTAGGTTCATTTTACGTCTACTTTGATGCTTAGCTGGTAAGCTAACAGGATCTGGGGCAGGAACTTGTGAAGTCGACACCACTGAATCAATTCCAGCCATTTTTGGATCATTATTAGTGACAGAACCTTCTGGAACTTTGAATGATGTTTGCTGAGAAGCACATTTACTTTTAGTGAGATATTTCTTCTCTTCCTTAGCCATTTCCTACAAGACAAAACAGCATCAACCAGGTGATAATATATGTAATTAAAGTAACATGGAAGTTACTTGCTCTCTTAATATGCATTAAACAAGTACATAAAACATTACAAGATTCACCTACCTCATTATCACAATGTTTTCTCAAACGAGAATCCATTGGAGCCTCTGAGTTTGATATCTGCAGTTAGAACAAAAGATTGTCAAAAATCATAATTGGAAGGAAAATAGttacaataaaaaatattcaGCACCTACCTTTGAAACGTAgggtttttgttttcttttccttGGGTTATTTGAAGGTTCTTGCTGTTGTTTTGGTTCAGAAACTGTTGATTTTCGAGAGGTATCATCTTCAGTTCCATTAAGTAAGTTGAGCACCTTTTTATTTGGCCTGGGTTGCTTTATTTTATCTCTATGATGAGTTATAGATGCAGCTTCAGGTACACTAGACTGGTCATCAGCTTCAATTGTAGTTCTATCCTCTTTCAGTTTGACAGAAGATTCTAGGCAAACATGGTAACAACAAAAGGAATAAGAAAATGAATCCTTCTAGCATGCATTAAGTAAATGGAGTAGAAAAAAGAAACATAtaatgagcaactaaaacaagtgtCTGGGAACCTGATAACATATGGTACactgaaaaagaaaaaagttgaAATATAAGCAACTGACACCTACCGGATTccgttattgatgttggcaccACAGAAGACAAATTGGCCAATGCCAGCAGAGCATCTAGGGCACAGCTTTGATCTACATACAGGAGAAGAATTAAAATCCGATGTTGAGCTTGTATGTGGTATGAAATCCAAAAGTAATACAGTTACAAGAAACCATTATACATTAAACAATGTAACAACGttaaattcctctttgattttCCTGTTCTTTTTCTATTGTTACTTTTTTGCCTTGATTAAGTAGAACTATGACATCATGCAATCCCAGATCTCAAGTTCATACCTCTGAGGACATGCTTCTTAGTTCTCTTCCTCTCAGTACATGGTGAAAGTTTCTTTTTTGCACTAGAAATCTCCATATCAACTTTCCTTTTGAGATCATTACCTACAATTCCTTCAGTGCCACTACATGCTTCTCCACCATCATCGGACAGATTATTCTTGCTCTCTTCAACTTTGATTTTCTTCCTGTAAAAGTTTTTCCCCTTTCGATGAACTTCAACAGTACCAATGCCGTCCATATCCATCAAAGGGCCTCTATCTCTGGCATAAGTTCCACTTACAAGTTCTATGCCTCCAGGCCCACCTTCCATCCAGCATTCATATGAAGAATCATGAAGCTCAGCCTTACTTGTCTCTGATTGTGGCAACTGATTGCATGTCAATagaaaaaataaacataaaaattattgcaCAGATAGGGCAAGACAACAAAAAAGAAGTTATAAACTTAAATCAGAGGTAATATACCATCCTATCATAGCTTCGAACAGGTGAGGGTCTTCTGCGTTCAGTTATTTTATAAGGTGAACGAGAAGCAGAAGGGGAACCTCCTTTCTGCAATGTCCCAGTCAATGTCAATGCAGCAACATGTTCATCATCCTTATCATCAACCTCTGATTTCTTAATTCTTTTGGTTGGTGGAACGAAACTTTCAGTGTCATCTCTCCTATATGAATATGAAACAGGGACCCGAGGAGTCCTTTTCCGACATGCATGAGGAAGAATACCTAAAAGGAACCAAAACCAAATGAGGACCTCAATCAAGTTATGGAGATTATTATAATAAACTTTTGCCAGCATTGACATACTATACTTGGCAAACATATTTGAAACATGGCATTCTTCCCCTTTAAATACATAAAACACTAAGAACAAATTATGATTGCATAAACAGAACCAAATATTATACCAAAAGACAATTGGTCCCCTAGACACTGAAAGAATTTTCCTAGATCATGAACAGTCTCCACTGATCTTTGAACTAATAATGATGCTAAATGCAAACACTTGGATTCCCTATAGATAGGCAAGTAAACATGGATTGCAGAAGAAAATACAAATAATAGCAGGAAAAGCCTTAAAATATCaaaaagaggaagaaagaaagctCTGATATTAGCTTGCCAGTGTATCTCCCACATTAGAGATCCTCCTAAAAGAATTTTGATTCACAAAAGCATCTGCACATCTTCCACTTATTCTAATTGATCATCAAGTAAagcttttgttttctcttcttgtgTTATTTCTGCAGACCAAACAATCACCAGTGGAACCTTTTATTTAGTTTTCCCCTTCTGATTGATAACATTtctttctaatattattagactTCTCCGCTCTGCGACAAACCAAAAACAACTTCAAGCACAATTCTTTGCTTTTCTTCCAACATATATTTGGACAAATAGTATCATTTTGACTGTTTCCCTTTTCGGTCTCCTAGTTGCTTTAATTGCCAAAAAAGAGATATAACTAGGGGAGGGAAAAATTAAAGACTCTTATGATAAACAAAGAAACTAAATTGAAGATAGACACAATAGTgctaacaagaacaatgtatcttacCATTAAGACCTGCCCTTTTCAACAAAGACAGGCATCCTTCACTAGATGCAATGGATCGGGGCTGAACAACATCCTCTTTTGAGGACTCAAGATGAACCTTAGCTCGCTTTCGCTTTTGAACTTTCTCTGACATGTCAGAAGGTTTGTTGCTCTCTCTTTCGCCATCACTCACGCCCTGTTGGTTGAGATGGTGCAAAATTTTCAATCCTTAGTCAGTAGAGGAATCATAATAAGAGTTCAAGTTATTTTAGAGCCTAAAATGGAAAAGATgcaatttgcaaaaaaaaaaaaaaaaaaaaaaaagaaaaggagcaCAATGAGGAAGTATACTGCCTAAAGAATAgactacacacacacacacacaaaaaaaaaaaaaaaaaaaaacaacaacaacaacaacaaacaaacaaaaacaaaaactttTATTGATAAGAATGCGGACTGCAGAATGAAGCTTGTGGAATAGCTTTAAAATTAATAGTATTAACAGCAAAGAAGAGAGGGGAACAAAAtttgctgaaaataaaagataagCCATAACAAATACAGCAAATATCACAGATTTCCTTGTAAATATTCAAAACGAAAAATCCAAACTCACCAGGACATTATAGTGGTCAGTCATCATTGCTATTAGGCCAATCACAGAAGCTGTTCCATCTGGCAGGGATAAATATGCCTGAAAATAAAACAGTTACTATAAAAAGACCTCAAGTTAACAATATTCATAACCAAATAGAGGACAGACGAAAGCAATGCTTTTTCCAACATATAAAGGCCCAAATGAAACTACATTCACAGGTCCTGAAGCACATGACTCTATATAACCTCTTGAAGACTTTAGAAACTGCTCGTTCACATTACACCATAGCGGTGCATGGATTTCTAAGCACAATCCTCATCCAATTTCAACTGGATAAATCTTGAGAAGCCTAGTTAAAGCTAAGAAATGGCATTAACTAAGAAGTTTCACTGTTTTTTCCCCCCTTTTTGATCTTTTTAGAATAGTTAGTCTTTCTTACACAATCCCTTGAGTAGCGCAGAAACAATAATCAATAAACCTAGAAGCATCCAAGCACAGAATTAAGCAATATTAGTTCTTAAAGCTACATTCAAAGCTAAACATACCCTATTCATACTGTAAAGGGCTTCCACCATTTCAGCGGACCTATTATGCACAGCAGCAGCCACCTAAACATAATAAATCACAaagttttaaaacaaataaaaaaaggttAATTAAGTTTATAATTATACAGTCCATGATGGGATTATCCCAATATAAAAGAATGCATAGAACTACAaagaaaaccttttttttttagttCTTTTGATATTTCTCAAAGTTACAGTAAATGTATCAGAAATAACAATACCTTCTTCCAATCTTTCCCGTGTTCCCGGTAAGCTTTATAAAATTGCTCAATTTCAGCCTTGCTCCATTGAGTTCCTAACTTGTCAGTTAATTTCTTCTATGTTGTAGATTCCACACGTCAAAACAACACAAAATTAGCAAATAAAGTGCTCCAAATTAACCAAGTAACCAACATATGATAAAAAAATCAATGAGAAGTTACTCAAACACTTACCTTTGCCGTACTTTTTCTTGAATTCCCAGCATTTTTATCAGGAGATACTTCATATACACTCGAATACTGTTTGTTCACACTTTTAGATTTCCTTGTTGGGGCCATCAACACCTTTCTCTATCTGAAAAATTCCATTAACAAACATAAACCCCCAAAAAATATTATCCATAACTTGAATAAACTAGCTAAATTAGATTCCTTAACTTAATTCTTAGCCAACCAATATATGAAAAGTTGATAAATTTAATACAGATCAAAGACCCCAGCAGCAAATG
This is a stretch of genomic DNA from Gossypium arboreum isolate Shixiya-1 chromosome 11, ASM2569848v2, whole genome shotgun sequence. It encodes these proteins:
- the LOC108470417 gene encoding protein ALWAYS EARLY 2-like isoform X5, with the translated sequence MAPTRKSKSVNKQYSSVYEVSPDKNAGNSRKSTAKKKLTDKLGTQWSKAEIEQFYKAYREHGKDWKKVAAAVHNRSAEMVEALYSMNRAYLSLPDGTASVIGLIAMMTDHYNVLGVSDGERESNKPSDMSEKVQKRKRAKVHLESSKEDVVQPRSIASSEGCLSLLKRAGLNGILPHACRKRTPRVPVSYSYRRDDTESFVPPTKRIKKSEVDDKDDEHVAALTLTGTLQKGGSPSASRSPYKITERRRPSPVRSYDRMLPQSETSKAELHDSSYECWMEGGPGGIELVSGTYARDRGPLMDMDGIGTVEVHRKGKNFYRKKIKVEESKNNLSDDGGEACSGTEGIVGNDLKRKVDMEISSAKKKLSPCTERKRTKKHVLRDQSCALDALLALANLSSVVPTSITESESSVKLKEDRTTIEADDQSSVPEAASITHHRDKIKQPRPNKKVLNLLNGTEDDTSRKSTVSEPKQQQEPSNNPRKRKQKPYVSKISNSEAPMDSRLRKHCDNEEMAKEEKKYLTKSKCASQQTSFKVPEGSVTNNDPKMAGIDSVVSTSQVPAPDPVSLPAKHQSRRKMNLKRALLSAHKNSSVCTLKNQPNNHSVPPFTPKEMLSSCLSSNLARRWCCFEWFYSAIDYAWFAKREFVEYLNHVSLDHIPRLTRVEWGVIRSSLGKPRRLSEHFLIEEREKLKQYRESVRQHYTQLRVGTREGLATDLAPPLCVGQRVIAIHPKTREVHDGKVLTVDHDRCRVQFDSPDLGVEFVMDIDCMPLNPLENMPETLKKQNLTFDQFSLAPRGSQGNRHLELGGPEVFTSCGCVENATSSVNINPIKVDAKHTLLHGKPALPHVVSAHQAAYDQPLGIAHIQGREADIRAMSELSHALDKKEALLSELRNTNDIIEIQNGESCLKASSALLNLRQRNTYPANPLLPWQKHPTNLDFLGGLTSCSFDSSLISPEAGCVVGDIINGSRLKARAMVDAAIKALSSMKEGEDAFKRIGEALNIVDKKQITSDISMPAIKSPEQNQVNGSVSITSKPMPTTGWAPNPRLQEASNKNEEQVPLELITSCVSTLLMIQRCTERQFPPADVAQIIDSAITSLHPCCPQNLPIYREIQMCMGKIKTQILALIPTLI
- the LOC108470417 gene encoding protein ALWAYS EARLY 2-like isoform X1 encodes the protein MAPTRKSKSVNKQYSSVYEVSPDKNAGNSRKSTAKKKLTDKLGTQWSKAEIEQFYKAYREHGKDWKKVAAAVHNRSAEMVEALYSMNRAYLSLPDGTASVIGLIAMMTDHYNVLGVSDGERESNKPSDMSEKVQKRKRAKVHLESSKEDVVQPRSIASSEGCLSLLKRAGLNGILPHACRKRTPRVPVSYSYRRDDTESFVPPTKRIKKSEVDDKDDEHVAALTLTGTLQKGGSPSASRSPYKITERRRPSPVRSYDRMLPQSETSKAELHDSSYECWMEGGPGGIELVSGTYARDRGPLMDMDGIGTVEVHRKGKNFYRKKIKVEESKNNLSDDGGEACSGTEGIVGNDLKRKVDMEISSAKKKLSPCTERKRTKKHVLRDQSCALDALLALANLSSVVPTSITESESSVKLKEDRTTIEADDQSSVPEAASITHHRDKIKQPRPNKKVLNLLNGTEDDTSRKSTVSEPKQQQEPSNNPRKRKQKPYVSKISNSEAPMDSRLRKHCDNEEMAKEEKKYLTKSKCASQQTSFKVPEGSVTNNDPKMAGIDSVVSTSQVPAPDPVSLPAKHQSRRKMNLKRALLSAHKNSSVCTLKNQPNNHSVPPFTPKEMLSSCLSSNLARRWCCFEWFYSAIDYAWFAKREFVEYLNHVSLDHIPRLTRVEWGVIRSSLGKPRRLSEHFLIEEREKLKQYRESVRQHYTQLRVGTREGLATDLAPPLCVGQRVIAIHPKTREVHDGKVLTVDHDRCRVQFDSPDLGVEFVMDIDCMPLNPLENMPETLKKQNLTFDQFSLAPRGSQGNRHLELGGPEVFTSCGCVENATSSVNINPIKVDAKHTLLHGKPALPHVVSAHQAAYDQPLGIAHIQGREADIRAMSELSHALDKKEALLSELRNTNDIIEIQNGESCLKVSEHFKKHITTVLVQLKEASGQASSALLNLRQRNTYPANPLLPWQKHPTNLDFLGGLTSCSFDSSLISPEAGCVVGDIINGSRLKARAMVDAAIKALSSMKEGEDAFKRIGEALNIVDKKQITSDISMPAIKSPEQNQVNGSVSITSKPMPTTGWAPNPRLQEASNKNEEQVPLELITSCVSTLLMIQRCTERQFPPADVAQIIDSAITSLHPCCPQNLPIYREIQMCMGKIKTQILALIPTLI
- the LOC108470417 gene encoding protein ALWAYS EARLY 2-like isoform X4 gives rise to the protein MAPTRKSKSVNKQYSSVYEVSPDKNAGNSRKSTAKKLTDKLGTQWSKAEIEQFYKAYREHGKDWKKVAAAVHNRSAEMVEALYSMNRAYLSLPDGTASVIGLIAMMTDHYNVLGVSDGERESNKPSDMSEKVQKRKRAKVHLESSKEDVVQPRSIASSEGCLSLLKRAGLNGILPHACRKRTPRVPVSYSYRRDDTESFVPPTKRIKKSEVDDKDDEHVAALTLTGTLQKGGSPSASRSPYKITERRRPSPVRSYDRMLPQSETSKAELHDSSYECWMEGGPGGIELVSGTYARDRGPLMDMDGIGTVEVHRKGKNFYRKKIKVEESKNNLSDDGGEACSGTEGIVGNDLKRKVDMEISSAKKKLSPCTERKRTKKHVLRDQSCALDALLALANLSSVVPTSITESESSVKLKEDRTTIEADDQSSVPEAASITHHRDKIKQPRPNKKVLNLLNGTEDDTSRKSTVSEPKQQQEPSNNPRKRKQKPYVSKISNSEAPMDSRLRKHCDNEEMAKEEKKYLTKSKCASQQTSFKVPEGSVTNNDPKMAGIDSVVSTSQVPAPDPVSLPAKHQSRRKMNLKRALLSAHKNSSVCTLKNQPNNHSVPPFTPKEMLSSCLSSNLARRWCCFEWFYSAIDYAWFAKREFVEYLNHVSLDHIPRLTRVEWGVIRSSLGKPRRLSEHFLIEEREKLKQYRESVRQHYTQLRVGTREGLATDLAPPLCVGQRVIAIHPKTREVHDGKVLTVDHDRCRVQFDSPDLGVEFVMDIDCMPLNPLENMPETLKKQNLTFDQFSLAPRGSQGNRHLELGGPEVFTSCGCVENATSSVNINPIKVDAKHTLLHGKPALPHVVSAHQAAYDQPLGIAHIQGREADIRAMSELSHALDKKEALLSELRNTNDIIEIQNGESCLKVSEHFKKHITTASSALLNLRQRNTYPANPLLPWQKHPTNLDFLGGLTSCSFDSSLISPEAGCVVGDIINGSRLKARAMVDAAIKALSSMKEGEDAFKRIGEALNIVDKKQITSDISMPAIKSPEQNQVNGSVSITSKPMPTTGWAPNPRLQEASNKNEEQVPLELITSCVSTLLMIQRCTERQFPPADVAQIIDSAITSLHPCCPQNLPIYREIQMCMGKIKTQILALIPTLI
- the LOC108470417 gene encoding protein ALWAYS EARLY 2-like isoform X6 yields the protein MAPTRKSKSVNKQYSSVYEVSPDKNAGNSRKSTAKKLTDKLGTQWSKAEIEQFYKAYREHGKDWKKVAAAVHNRSAEMVEALYSMNRAYLSLPDGTASVIGLIAMMTDHYNVLGVSDGERESNKPSDMSEKVQKRKRAKVHLESSKEDVVQPRSIASSEGCLSLLKRAGLNGILPHACRKRTPRVPVSYSYRRDDTESFVPPTKRIKKSEVDDKDDEHVAALTLTGTLQKGGSPSASRSPYKITERRRPSPVRSYDRMLPQSETSKAELHDSSYECWMEGGPGGIELVSGTYARDRGPLMDMDGIGTVEVHRKGKNFYRKKIKVEESKNNLSDDGGEACSGTEGIVGNDLKRKVDMEISSAKKKLSPCTERKRTKKHVLRDQSCALDALLALANLSSVVPTSITESESSVKLKEDRTTIEADDQSSVPEAASITHHRDKIKQPRPNKKVLNLLNGTEDDTSRKSTVSEPKQQQEPSNNPRKRKQKPYVSKISNSEAPMDSRLRKHCDNEEMAKEEKKYLTKSKCASQQTSFKVPEGSVTNNDPKMAGIDSVVSTSQVPAPDPVSLPAKHQSRRKMNLKRALLSAHKNSSVCTLKNQPNNHSVPPFTPKEMLSSCLSSNLARRWCCFEWFYSAIDYAWFAKREFVEYLNHVSLDHIPRLTRVEWGVIRSSLGKPRRLSEHFLIEEREKLKQYRESVRQHYTQLRVGTREGLATDLAPPLCVGQRVIAIHPKTREVHDGKVLTVDHDRCRVQFDSPDLGVEFVMDIDCMPLNPLENMPETLKKQNLTFDQFSLAPRGSQGNRHLELGGPEVFTSCGCVENATSSVNINPIKVDAKHTLLHGKPALPHVVSAHQAAYDQPLGIAHIQGREADIRAMSELSHALDKKEALLSELRNTNDIIEIQNGESCLKASSALLNLRQRNTYPANPLLPWQKHPTNLDFLGGLTSCSFDSSLISPEAGCVVGDIINGSRLKARAMVDAAIKALSSMKEGEDAFKRIGEALNIVDKKQITSDISMPAIKSPEQNQVNGSVSITSKPMPTTGWAPNPRLQEASNKNEEQVPLELITSCVSTLLMIQRCTERQFPPADVAQIIDSAITSLHPCCPQNLPIYREIQMCMGKIKTQILALIPTLI